A single region of the Lysinibacillus sp. B2A1 genome encodes:
- a CDS encoding GntR family transcriptional regulator, giving the protein MDKKTEQKKVFLEIVQQLRQLIKIEKIQAGEKLPSERVLSERLGVGRSSVREALRSLELLGLIETRHGGGTFLASTHKHQLVEILSMFILEDEKSKKDVELTRQIHEKEAIRVISCTEILRTLPVWDSFFVKLEIEGAVNCRDILRELIITAGNRLSLKIWFQLAAYDGDRLNRNSTEEEKLIIQTMVKSMQLGYEKEALKAYEQWMNTEQSI; this is encoded by the coding sequence ATGGATAAAAAAACCGAACAAAAGAAAGTGTTTTTAGAAATCGTCCAACAATTACGTCAACTCATTAAAATAGAAAAAATACAAGCTGGTGAGAAGCTACCTTCTGAACGAGTTCTGTCAGAGCGTCTAGGTGTCGGGCGATCCTCTGTAAGAGAGGCATTGCGAAGTTTAGAATTGCTCGGTCTGATTGAAACAAGACATGGCGGTGGTACTTTTCTAGCATCCACTCATAAACATCAGCTCGTAGAAATACTGTCGATGTTTATATTAGAAGATGAAAAATCAAAAAAGGATGTCGAATTAACACGACAAATTCATGAAAAGGAAGCTATTCGCGTAATAAGTTGTACAGAGATTCTTCGCACACTACCTGTGTGGGACAGTTTTTTTGTGAAACTAGAAATTGAAGGTGCGGTTAATTGTCGAGATATTTTACGAGAGCTAATAATTACGGCAGGAAATCGACTTTCTTTAAAAATCTGGTTTCAATTAGCAGCCTATGATGGTGACCGTTTAAATCGAAACTCAACAGAAGAAGAAAAGTTAATCATTCAAACGATGGTGAAATCAATGCAGCTCGGCTACGAAAAAGAAGCATTAAAAGCTTATGAACAGTGGATGAATACTGAACAAAGCATTTAG